The following is a genomic window from Sedimenticola thiotaurini.
ATCAGTCTGTTTCTGGTGCCCAAGATTCAGGTCAACGGGGATGGCGAATTGGGTCAGCCAAACGGTGTCAGTTGTGGTTCGATTGAACACAAGATGGGCATCAATGCATCCGCCACCTGTGTCATGAATTTTGACGATGCACAGGGATTTCTGGTGGGTAAACTGAACAAGGGCATGGAGGCGATGTTCATCATGATGAACACGGAACGCCTGGCGGTTGGCATCCAGGGCCTTGCGATTGGTGAAGCCGCCTATCAGGGAGCGGTGGCCTATGCCCGGGAGCGGTTACAGGGGCGTGCGCTGAAAGGCCCCAAGTCGCCGGATAAACCGGCCGATTCATTGCTGGTGCACCCGGATGTACGCCGTATGCTGCTGATCCAGCGTGCCTACACCGAGGGTAATCGCGCCCTGGCTGGCTGGGTGGCAACTGAAATGGACCATGCCCATCGCAATCCGGATCCACGTCGTCGTCAGGAGGCGGAAGATTTTGTCGCCCTGATGACACCTGTTGTGAAGGCTTTTATGACCGATACCGGTTCTGAAATGGCGAACCTGGGTGTGCAGGTGTTTGGTGGGCATGGCTATATTCGGGAACACGGAATGGAGCAGTATATCCGGGACGCCCGTATTGCCCAGATTTATGAAGGGACCAACGGCATTCAGGCGATGGATCTGGTGGGCCGTAAGATGCCCGCCCATATGGGACGCTATCTGCGGCGTTTTTTCCATCCGGTCCGGGATTATCTTGAAGCAAAAGAGCATGACTTCACCATGCACGCCTTTCTGCTGCCGTTAGCCAAAGCGTTTGGTCGACTGCAGAAAGCAACCGCCTTCCTGGCCCAGAGAGGCATGGCAAACCCGGAGGAGGCAGGTGCTGCTGCGGCAGAGTATCTGCGCTTGTTTGGATTGGTGGCACTGGGTTATCTCTGGATGCGAATGGCGGAAATCGGTCTGCAGAAAAGGGATGAGGATCCCCTGTTTTACCAGGCCAAGGTGGATACCGCGCGTTTCTACTTTGAGCGGATTCTGCCCCAGAGCAGTGCCCTGTTTGCCAGTATCATGGCCGGCTCGAAATGCATGATGAAGTTCAATGATGACGCTTTTTAAGACGGTTGATCGGGTAGTGGAATCGGGAAGTAATCGATGAATCTGATTTTCCGTCTGATTCGCCAACTGATTACATCCCGTTTCCGCCCAAGGCAAGGGGTGCTTGATCCGGCGGTGCTGCGAATGCGGGTGTGGCCGACCGATCTGGATATCAACCTGCATCTGACCAACTCCCGCTATCTGGCATTGATGGATCTGGGGCGGATTGAGTTGTTGCTCCGCATCGGCGTAATGGGCAAGGTTTTAAAACGGCGCTGGTTGCCGGTGGTATCCATTGCCACACTGAGATTCCGGCGCGAGATAGGCCCGTTTGAACGTTTTACGTTGCATACCCGGTTACTGGGGTGGGACGAGAAGTGGTTCTATATGGAACAGCGTTTTGAAACTGGCCGGGGTGTAGCTGCCGTTGGCATCGTCAAGGGCCTGTTCCGCGGTCCAAAGGGTAATGTGCCAAGTCAACAACTGGTCGCATTGACAGGCTATGATGGGGCAATGGTAAAGAGTGAGATTCTCAACGGGTTGGATGTATTTGAACAACAGCTGAAAGCATTGGATAACAGCACTTAACGGTCATAACAGTTTACGTGGAAGCGGATTGGCCACTGCGAGCAGGGGGCAACCGTATCGTAGTATATAAAGCTGCCGCTTCCACTTTTTAATTTATCATCCTCCAATTGTTTGGAAGGTTATGAAAACGCAGGATTGCGGCCCTTAACGGCAGCTGTAATTTTATAAAACCAATAAGTTCCTGTGTGCATATGGTATTGGCGACCGGCCGGAAACACGGCGTCGTCAAACCAGTTCTTATGAGGATCAGCTATGGCTAAGACAGTCGATATTGAACAGCAGGGGGCGGTAGCTACCGTCACCCTGAATCGTCCTGCATCACTCAATGCACTTAACGGTCAGATGTCCTATGAATTGCGGGATGGCTTTAAAGAACTGGCCGGTTCTGCGCATATCCGTGCCATTGTATTGCAAGGAGCCGGCGGCCACTTCATGGCCGGCGGTGATATCAGCTTTTTCAAGAAGAGCCTGGATCTTCCGGCCGATGCGCGGCAACAGAAAGTGACCGAACTGGTTGGTGTTGTGCATGAGTTCGTCACTATCATGCGTACCATGCCTCAGCCCATCATTGCCAGTGTGCGGGGCAATGTTGCTGGGTTTGGTATGAGTCTGGTTGCTGCTGCCGACCTTGCTGTTGCCGCAGATAATGCCCTGTTTACCCAGGCGTACTGCCAGATAGGTGCCAGTCCCGATGGAGGTAACACCTTTTTTCTGCCGAGGGCGATCGGTAGCAAGCGGGCCATGGCAATGACCCTGTTGAACGATCCTGTCTCGGCAGAGCAGGCGCTGGCTATGGGATTGGTCAACCAGGTGGTGCCGGATGGGGAACTGGCATCCACAACCTTGAAGTTGGCAGGACGTCTCGCAAAAGGCCCAACCCAGGCCTACGCCCGGGTTAAAGAGCTCATTAACAGCACCATGAGTAACAGCCTGCAACAGCAGTTGGATGCGGAGCAGGAGCGCTTTGCACTCTGCTCCGTCAGCCAGGATTTTGCCGAAGGGGTGACCGCCTTTATGGAGAAACGTAAGGCGGATTTTACCGGTGAATGAGTGCAGATCCATACCGGCATACAGTGATAATTCAGATCGACAGGCGGCAGCCAAACCAATCAAGGGTGATGTATGAAAGTACTGGTCGCAGTAAAGCGCGTTGTGGACTACAACGTAAAGGTTCGGGTGAAGGCGGATGAGACGGGGGTGGAGTTAGCCAACGTCAAGATGTCGATGAACCCGTTTGACGAGATCGCGGTGGAAGAGGCGGTGCGGATCAAGGAGGCGGGCAAGGCGTCGGAGATCGTGGTGGTCTCACTGGGCGTGAAGCAGAGCCAGGAGACGATACGTAACGCCCTGGCACTGGGTGCTGACCGTGGCGTGCTGGTGGAGAGTGACGAGGAGCTGCAGCCGCTGGCGGTGGCGAAGCTGCTGAAGGCCGTGGTGGAGAAGGAGCAGCCGGAGCTGGTGATCCTGGGCAAGCAGGCGATTGATGATGACAGCAACCAGGTGGGTCAGATGCTGGCGGCGCTGCTGGGCTGGCCGCAGGGCACCTTTGCCTCCAAGGTGGAGCTGGCGGACGGCGCGGTGGCGGTGACCCGGGAGATTGACGGGGGGCTGGAGACGGTCAACCTGCAACTGCCGGCGGTGGTCAGCACCGACCTGCGGTTGAACGAACCGCGTTATGCCAAGTTACCCAACATCATGAAGGCGAAGAAGAAGCCGCTGGAGGTGATTCCGGTTGCTGAGCTGGGTGTGGACACGGCGCCGCGGCTGAAAGTGTTGAAAGTGAGCGAGCCGGGCCAGCGCCAGGCGGGAGTGAAGGTAGGCAGCGTCGCCGAGCTGGTGGAGAAGCTGCGCAACGAAGCGAAGGTGATTTCATGAGTATTCTGGTCATAGCGGAACACGACAATCGGGAGCTGAAGAGCGCGACCCTGCACACGGTAACGGCGGCGGGCCAACTGGAAGGTGATATTCACCTGCTGGTGGCGGGCTCGAACTGCGGTGGTGTGGCGGAAGCGGCGGCGAAGATAGCCGGTGTAGCCAAGGTACTGGTGGCGGATGACTCGGTTTATGAACACCCGCTGGCGGAAGGGCTCTCCCTGCTGGTGACCCGGCTGGCGGAAGGCTACAGTCACGTGCTGGCGCCGGCCACCACGTTTGGCAAAAACTTCCTGCCGCGGGTGGCGGCGCTGCTGGACGTGGCACAACTGTCGGACATCACGGCGATCGAGAGTGGAGACACCTTTGTGCGGCCGATTTATGCGGGCAATGCCCTGGCGACGGTGCAGAGCAGTGACCGGATCAAGCTGATCACGGTACGGGGCACGGCGTTTGATGCGGCGGGGGAGGGTGGCAGTGCGGCCATTGAAGGGATCGAAGCGGGGGAGGGTTACGACCGTTCCAGCTACGTGGGTGCCGAACTGACGGTCTCGGAGCGGCCGGAGCTGACCAGTGCGAAGATTGTGGTCTCGGGTGGCCGGGGCATGGGCAGTGGAGAGAACTTCAAGCTGATCGAAGCGGTGGCGGACAAGCTGAATGCGGCGATTGGTGCCTCGCGAGCGGCGGTGGATGCGGGCTATGTACCGAATGACTACCAGGTGGGGCAGACCGGCAAGATCGTGGCGCCGGAGCTGTATATCGCGGTGGGCATCTCGGGTGCGATCCAGCACCTGGCGGGGATGAAGGAGAGCAAGGTGATCGTGGCGATCAACAAGGACGAGGAGGCGCCGATCTTCCAGGTGGCCGACTACGGGCTGGTGGCGGATCTGTTCCAGGTGTTGCCGGAACTGGCGGAGACGCTGTAACGGTCTGCTGCTGAAGCCGCCAGCAGGTTGGGCAAGCCGGATAGCGGGCGCAGAGGTAACGCAATTGGAGATCAGGGGATAGCAATGAAAAAGATACTAACAGGCGTGCTGGGATTGATCTGTCTGCTCTCGATACTACCCGCCAGCGCGGTTGAACTGGCCAAGGTAACCATTCCGGACCAGATCAACCAGGCAGGAAGCGATACCAGGCTGGTTTTGAATGGAGCGGGTATCCGCTACAAGTTTGTTTTCAAAATCTATATTGGTGCGCTCTACCTGCCGGAGAAAACCACACAGGCAGAGGAGGTCCTCAGCTCGACCGGCCCGAAACGGATCCTGATGCATTTTCTCTATGACAGAGTTGCAAAAAAGGATCTGGACAAGGCCTGGCTGGAGGGGTTTTCCGCCAATCATGACGATGAGGTCCTGGCCAAGCTGGAGGGGCGGATCAACCGCTTCGCAGGCCTGTTTTCCGACGTGGTCGAGGGGGATGTCATCTGGCTTGACCAGATTCCGGGAGAGGGAACCCGAATCTATTTCAATGGGGAGTTGAAGGAGACCATACCCGGTGCTGATTTTTACCAGGCCCTGCTGCGGATCTGGATCGGGGGCGAGCCGGTCACCAGTGGACTAAAGCGGGCTATGCTGGGTCAGGAGTAGGCTGGCTATACCTTATCAGCTGATACCACATCGGTGCCCCGGCAGCAGCTCCCCCGTTTTCGTGGGACGGTAGCCGGGGTAGATTCATTCACTACGCCCGAAAGTCCACTCTCCTGATCCCGGCCGTTTTCTGTGTTTTTTATGATCTGTCTTCCATTTTTCTATCAGGTTCACGGTTGCCATGGGTGCCGGATCTGATGAAATTTCGGTATTCATTCAAACACCTGATATGATGCGGCACGAATTCTATTGAATACCGGATAGACACATGGTTTTAACGGACTATTTTACGGAAGATGGTGATGGCCTCCGGTTCACCCGGCAACAGGCCAGTCGATTTGCCAAGGAGATAGCGGACGATTTCAATCCTTTACACCATCAGGATGCAAAGTTGTTTTGTGTCCCCGGCGATCTGTTGTTTGCGGTCACCCTGGCAAAGTATGGTTTGAGCCAGCGGATGTGCTTTACTTTCTCCGGCATGGTGAGCGACGGAATAAACCTGCAATTTCAGGAGCAGGGCGATCATGAGTTGATCCTGGTGGATGAGCAGCAGAAAACCTGCCTGGGGGTTGAACGCCACGGCCCGGTTTCCCACGATGCCGGGTTGATCATTGATTTTACCCGCCGCTATGTAGAGTTCTCCGGTAAAAACTTCCTCAACGTACTGGTGCCTCTGATGTCACGAGAGGGGGTAATGATCAATCCGGATAGACCTTTAGTGATCTATCAGCAGATGTCTATAGATCTGCAGTGCCTGGATATTGAGAATCCCTCCTTGGAACTGCAGGATACGGTGATCGAGGTGGATGGAAAGAAAGGGGACGTGCGGATGCTGTTCTGCCTGAAATCCGGCAACCGGGTGGTGGGAACCGGGGAGAAACGGATGGCACTGCGCGGCCTGAGAGCCTATGACCAGGCTGGAATGGATCGCATGGTGGACTCCTACGAGGGCTACCGGCAGGCCCATTCGGCCTGAACAACCAGACGAAAAAATATTCCGGGATCATTTGATTTGACGGCGAGTTGGGTGATCAAGCCTCCCGGCGATACTGCTTTTGAATATCAGAAAAAAAAGAGTAGCGAAAGTAGCGCACCAAGCACCAGCAGCACATAGGAGGCGGGTGCGATCCCTTCCCCTTTCATACGCATACCGACAAAACTCTCAAACCGGTTCCGGGTGACGATACTGAGAATTCCCAACAGGATAAAAAAAGTTCCGGTATAGGCACCGATCTGTTTTAGGATGTCGAATTTTTCATGATCCATCCCACTGACACCACCGCCGATGGTGGTAAACTTGTTCGCAAACGACTCTTCCGGTACAGCCAGAGCGGCGATCGACACAGCAAGTAACGTAATGAGCGACTTAATCATGCGATTTTCATCCACTGTTCCAGAAGCGTATCCCTTGATCAGGGGATAGATGTTCACGAATGTATAGCATGTATTGGTTCCCCCCTCAATCAGGGGACGGCAGTTAAACCTGACGTTTTTCAAGGTTGTGCGGTTGCTATGCTGACAATATGGCGGTAATCAGAAATTCCCCACTCCTCTGTTGATTGCCAGTGGTAAACGTTATGATGAAGGATCCATGCTGCAACTGCACCGCTGAGGCGGCACCAACGGGATGTGTGGGCACAAGATGCGCCAGTAGGGCACTGCTGGTCTGTTGAGGATTATATGAAGTATGACATCGTAATTATTGGTGCTGGACCGGCCGGGCTCAGTTTTGCCCGTTCTCTGGCGGAGACTGATCTGCGTGTACTGGTCGTGGAGCGATCGGGAATGGCTGACCTTCAGGCCCCGGCCATGGATGGGCGGGAGATAGCGCTGACCCATTTGTCAAAAAAGATCCTCACGGAGATGGGGGCGTTTGCCCGTATTCCGCAGGATTCCATCGCCCCGATGAAGCAGGCTCGGGTGATAAACGGGGATTCCTCTTACTCTCTCAAATTCGATAGCCGGAAAGAGGGGGTGGATGCGTTGGGTTACGTGGTGCCCAATTATCTGATCCGAAAGGCACTCTATGAAGAGGTGACTGACAGGGAAAATATCGAGATTCTTGCCGATACCTCAGTTCTCGATGTGCAGATTACA
Proteins encoded in this region:
- a CDS encoding electron transfer flavoprotein subunit beta/FixA family protein, with protein sequence MKVLVAVKRVVDYNVKVRVKADETGVELANVKMSMNPFDEIAVEEAVRIKEAGKASEIVVVSLGVKQSQETIRNALALGADRGVLVESDEELQPLAVAKLLKAVVEKEQPELVILGKQAIDDDSNQVGQMLAALLGWPQGTFASKVELADGAVAVTREIDGGLETVNLQLPAVVSTDLRLNEPRYAKLPNIMKAKKKPLEVIPVAELGVDTAPRLKVLKVSEPGQRQAGVKVGSVAELVEKLRNEAKVIS
- a CDS encoding DUF3581 family protein codes for the protein MVLTDYFTEDGDGLRFTRQQASRFAKEIADDFNPLHHQDAKLFCVPGDLLFAVTLAKYGLSQRMCFTFSGMVSDGINLQFQEQGDHELILVDEQQKTCLGVERHGPVSHDAGLIIDFTRRYVEFSGKNFLNVLVPLMSREGVMINPDRPLVIYQQMSIDLQCLDIENPSLELQDTVIEVDGKKGDVRMLFCLKSGNRVVGTGEKRMALRGLRAYDQAGMDRMVDSYEGYRQAHSA
- a CDS encoding electron transfer flavoprotein subunit alpha/FixB family protein, with the protein product MSILVIAEHDNRELKSATLHTVTAAGQLEGDIHLLVAGSNCGGVAEAAAKIAGVAKVLVADDSVYEHPLAEGLSLLVTRLAEGYSHVLAPATTFGKNFLPRVAALLDVAQLSDITAIESGDTFVRPIYAGNALATVQSSDRIKLITVRGTAFDAAGEGGSAAIEGIEAGEGYDRSSYVGAELTVSERPELTSAKIVVSGGRGMGSGENFKLIEAVADKLNAAIGASRAAVDAGYVPNDYQVGQTGKIVAPELYIAVGISGAIQHLAGMKESKVIVAINKDEEAPIFQVADYGLVADLFQVLPELAETL
- a CDS encoding enoyl-CoA hydratase/isomerase family protein; its protein translation is MAKTVDIEQQGAVATVTLNRPASLNALNGQMSYELRDGFKELAGSAHIRAIVLQGAGGHFMAGGDISFFKKSLDLPADARQQKVTELVGVVHEFVTIMRTMPQPIIASVRGNVAGFGMSLVAAADLAVAADNALFTQAYCQIGASPDGGNTFFLPRAIGSKRAMAMTLLNDPVSAEQALAMGLVNQVVPDGELASTTLKLAGRLAKGPTQAYARVKELINSTMSNSLQQQLDAEQERFALCSVSQDFAEGVTAFMEKRKADFTGE
- a CDS encoding acyl-CoA dehydrogenase C-terminal domain-containing protein; translation: MASYKTPLRDMRFVYNELFDPKAIQALPGCEEVTPDLVDAILEEAGKFCEERLFPLNRSGDEEGCHFENGKVTTPAGLKEAYRDFYEMGWGALAADPEYGGQGLPESLSMMVEEIMCSTNFAFSLYPGLTHGAYNALVARASEELKQAYLPNMVAGKWSGSMCLTEPQCGTDLGLIRTKAEPQDDGSYRVTGTKMFITAGEHDLTENIIHLVLARTPDAPKGIKGISLFLVPKIQVNGDGELGQPNGVSCGSIEHKMGINASATCVMNFDDAQGFLVGKLNKGMEAMFIMMNTERLAVGIQGLAIGEAAYQGAVAYARERLQGRALKGPKSPDKPADSLLVHPDVRRMLLIQRAYTEGNRALAGWVATEMDHAHRNPDPRRRQEAEDFVALMTPVVKAFMTDTGSEMANLGVQVFGGHGYIREHGMEQYIRDARIAQIYEGTNGIQAMDLVGRKMPAHMGRYLRRFFHPVRDYLEAKEHDFTMHAFLLPLAKAFGRLQKATAFLAQRGMANPEEAGAAAAEYLRLFGLVALGYLWMRMAEIGLQKRDEDPLFYQAKVDTARFYFERILPQSSALFASIMAGSKCMMKFNDDAF
- a CDS encoding thioesterase family protein, whose protein sequence is MNLIFRLIRQLITSRFRPRQGVLDPAVLRMRVWPTDLDINLHLTNSRYLALMDLGRIELLLRIGVMGKVLKRRWLPVVSIATLRFRREIGPFERFTLHTRLLGWDEKWFYMEQRFETGRGVAAVGIVKGLFRGPKGNVPSQQLVALTGYDGAMVKSEILNGLDVFEQQLKALDNST
- a CDS encoding chalcone isomerase family protein encodes the protein MKKILTGVLGLICLLSILPASAVELAKVTIPDQINQAGSDTRLVLNGAGIRYKFVFKIYIGALYLPEKTTQAEEVLSSTGPKRILMHFLYDRVAKKDLDKAWLEGFSANHDDEVLAKLEGRINRFAGLFSDVVEGDVIWLDQIPGEGTRIYFNGELKETIPGADFYQALLRIWIGGEPVTSGLKRAMLGQE